One segment of Pseudanabaena sp. PCC 6802 DNA contains the following:
- a CDS encoding septal ring lytic transglycosylase RlpA family protein: MGTIAMIWVASIGSLLPINLNTITSISSISSLKSAPVIANNISKIALAINEVNPQKIFNKHAVRVTPTTFNDWNIWVNNKLIIKLKNPVEAGIIAAQIDKLLKLPNFDPDRIQPLQEDGKDVVQIAKIGKKGLLKFPSKLDISGAQLIKFVNNLRVATGAEPLQLFEVHGRVYELAYTSQRIKGLASWYGPYFHGRMTANGEIFDQHELTAAHKSLPFNTRLKVTNLDNGRSVIVRINDRGPYYGDRMLDLSMAAAEEIGSHSSGVVRIEAVVLAQN, translated from the coding sequence ATGGGTACTATAGCAATGATATGGGTGGCCTCAATTGGCTCTCTTTTGCCCATAAACCTTAATACGATTACATCTATTTCTTCGATCTCCTCACTAAAGTCCGCACCTGTAATCGCTAACAATATCAGCAAAATCGCGCTTGCAATTAATGAGGTTAACCCTCAAAAAATCTTTAACAAACATGCAGTTAGGGTAACTCCAACCACATTTAATGATTGGAATATTTGGGTAAATAACAAACTGATAATCAAGCTCAAAAATCCCGTAGAAGCAGGCATAATTGCTGCTCAGATCGATAAATTATTAAAGCTCCCGAACTTCGATCCCGATCGGATTCAACCCTTGCAAGAGGATGGAAAAGATGTGGTTCAGATAGCTAAGATCGGCAAGAAAGGTTTACTCAAATTTCCAAGTAAATTAGATATTTCAGGTGCGCAGCTAATTAAATTTGTAAATAACCTGCGTGTTGCTACTGGTGCAGAACCATTGCAGCTATTTGAAGTCCATGGTAGGGTCTACGAGCTTGCTTATACCAGTCAGAGAATAAAGGGTTTAGCTTCCTGGTACGGCCCATATTTTCACGGACGCATGACAGCAAATGGCGAAATATTCGATCAGCACGAGCTGACTGCAGCGCACAAAAGCTTACCGTTTAATACCCGTTTAAAGGTAACCAATCTGGATAATGGCAGATCTGTAATTGTTCGCATTAACGATCGCGGGCCATATTATGGCGATCGCATGTTAGATCTTTCAATGGCAGCCGCCGAAGAGATCGGCTCCCATAGCAGCGGAGTTGTACGGATCGAAGCTGTTGTATTGGCACAAAACTAA
- a CDS encoding peroxiredoxin, with protein MALSVGDTAPAFTAKDTNGKVTSLSDFAGKTVVLYFYPKDDTPGCTKEACSFRDSYAEYKGKDIVVLGVSADDESSHQQFAEKFNLPFPLLADVDRSIIKAYDVDGGGYAKRVTYTIDPTGTISHVYTSVKTETHASDILADLGL; from the coding sequence ATGGCTCTATCGGTTGGCGACACAGCCCCTGCTTTCACCGCCAAAGACACGAATGGCAAAGTGACTTCCCTATCTGACTTTGCTGGTAAAACAGTGGTTCTGTACTTTTATCCGAAGGACGATACACCTGGTTGTACGAAGGAAGCTTGCAGTTTCCGCGACTCCTACGCTGAGTACAAGGGTAAAGACATTGTGGTGCTGGGGGTAAGTGCGGATGACGAATCCTCGCACCAGCAGTTCGCGGAAAAGTTTAATTTGCCGTTTCCTTTATTGGCTGATGTCGATCGCTCGATTATCAAAGCCTATGATGTCGATGGAGGCGGCTATGCCAAGCGCGTTACCTACACGATCGATCCCACAGGTACGATCTCCCATGTTTATACTTCGGTAAAAACCGAAACCCATGCCAGCGATATCCTCGCCGATTTGGGTCTGTAA
- a CDS encoding acyl-CoA thioesterase — MPFTFLRIVCFRDTDAAGVVYFANVLSMCHEAYEASLAAAGIDLKTFFSPTLQPNPIAIPIVHASVDFRRPMHCGDRLSIELSPQQLSEHSFAIDYEICAQSDRATDEIPNAQRQVLSKATTRHTCIDPVARSKQDLPPEIKQWLQRWSE, encoded by the coding sequence ATGCCATTTACTTTTTTGCGGATCGTCTGTTTTAGGGATACCGATGCGGCAGGGGTTGTGTATTTTGCCAATGTACTATCTATGTGTCATGAAGCATACGAAGCTTCTCTAGCGGCAGCAGGTATAGATCTCAAAACCTTTTTCAGCCCGACACTCCAACCAAATCCGATCGCTATTCCCATCGTCCATGCCAGCGTAGATTTTCGGCGACCCATGCATTGTGGCGATCGCCTGTCGATCGAATTATCTCCGCAACAACTAAGCGAGCATTCGTTTGCCATAGACTACGAGATTTGTGCTCAGAGCGATCGAGCAACTGATGAAATACCGAACGCACAGCGACAAGTTTTAAGTAAAGCTACAACTCGCCACACTTGCATCGATCCTGTGGCAAGATCGAAACAAGATCTACCGCCAGAAATTAAACAATGGCTGCAACGTTGGTCTGAGTAA
- a CDS encoding DUF2301 domain-containing membrane protein — MNASKQNNMESQVYQGQFGEFTITGSDRRDVVIYRAALAVAALCFSSGGLLFLWQADGVDVNVLHLLTWLYGLFCIALGVALAKIHIYLAALHKALQAFWLIGCISSIALVFTNREPLAIAVYQNPTMLLGIGFTFAALTGIYFKEAFCFNRSETKILTVLVPFLLLGHMSGMLSVTWERILLATWIALFLVFAFRKVIQAIPPDIGDKSVFAYLKEQKNSVAT, encoded by the coding sequence ATGAACGCATCGAAGCAAAATAATATGGAATCGCAAGTTTATCAGGGGCAGTTTGGCGAGTTCACAATTACCGGTAGCGATCGCCGCGATGTTGTCATCTATCGAGCGGCATTGGCAGTAGCTGCACTCTGTTTTAGCAGTGGTGGCCTGCTCTTTCTGTGGCAAGCTGATGGGGTAGATGTAAATGTATTGCATTTACTGACCTGGTTGTATGGTCTATTTTGCATTGCTTTAGGGGTAGCGCTGGCAAAAATTCATATCTACTTAGCGGCTCTGCATAAAGCACTCCAGGCATTTTGGCTAATTGGGTGTATATCGTCGATCGCTCTCGTTTTTACTAATCGCGAACCTTTGGCGATCGCTGTCTACCAAAATCCCACGATGCTTTTGGGCATAGGGTTCACGTTTGCAGCGCTCACGGGAATTTATTTTAAGGAAGCATTTTGCTTCAATCGCTCTGAAACCAAGATTCTCACCGTCCTCGTACCATTCTTGCTGCTAGGACATATGAGCGGGATGCTTTCAGTAACTTGGGAACGCATACTCTTAGCCACCTGGATCGCTCTATTTTTGGTCTTTGCTTTCCGTAAAGTAATTCAGGCAATTCCACCAGATATTGGCGATAAATCGGTTTTCGCCTACTTGAAGGAACAAAAAAACTCGGTTGCGACCTAA